A region of the Aethina tumida isolate Nest 87 chromosome 3, icAetTumi1.1, whole genome shotgun sequence genome:
aCCTCATTGGAGGTAAAATGAAACATGTATAATTCGTTACTGTACAAAAGTCTATCGCTACTACTGTACAAAGAATTGtcgtaaattaaaacaaaataaattatgtcctCATTACATTACATCATCAAACAATATACACATATATGacaatcataaaataacagtttaaaGTAGTTAAAGTAATGACCGATACAATAATATAGTGAATGTACAAAAACAAGTCCAAAACCGATTGATTTTGTCAACTAGAATTAAGTGGGATCAAGTAGGTAGGTATGTAGGTACGTGGGTAGGAGTGAAGGGCGGGGTGTGTCAAGTTGACGGGTGGCGAcctatattcatttttttcatcTCTTTCTTTTCATCACTATAAACTGAACGCCCACCATCAACTTGCACATTTCAATCGTTGTAAATCAAATCGAGATCATTTTCATGTTtcggttaattaattagtttctcGGTCAACAAACCGTAAACGTTCTTCAGTTGAGTTTCAGGCTACAAATATCGAACAGTACAGTACAGAGTAATTGGCACTTTGAATGAAATAGCACTTTCGAATgttccaataataatttttttttcattttccatTACAAATCACTAAGTAAGTAACATCAAACATACTCGAACGATGGACaagttatttatgtatatgaaaaattagttGAGGGCGTCGATGTGCGCACAGATCGTCCAATCGATCGATCGGTTCTccactaatttatatataaaacaattcaaaatcaaTCAACAACAGTTGTTCGTtcgtttgtaaattaaaaaacaactatGACTAGTATTGCCCCCGAAACGCAAATATCCACCGACCGATTCGATTTCCGGATCCGGATTGACTGCACAAGTCCATTGTTAACAACTCACAAAGAATACTGAATAGCAGTGTGTGtggatgtgtgtgtgtgtgtgtgtctggCGTACGTTTTATTCGATTTCTCTTTAGATGATGGAACAGTAGTAAGAATGTTGTTTTGATGAAATAGGTGGAGGAGGCAAAAATACCcatgtacaataatttttataatcttcaaCAGGCACAGTTAGTTATACAAGAGAATTCGTATTGAAACAACAttgaattgtaataataaaataaaaggggTGTTTcgacaacataattaaaaacaaacaaagagGCAATAATTAACAGACGTGCACGTTCGACGTTGGGTCGAGTGCATCTTTCAACAAGTAGTAGGTGgtggtgtgtgtgtgtttgtgtATGGTGTGTACGTAGGTAGTACAAGACTAATTACAAAAAACCGACGACCTTTTTCTCATCGATCGCCGATGTCTACTAACAGGAAGATAAACCGTGCATATTCAGCTCTTTATCCAAAAAACGGAAAAAATGTACATCTATGTACACAAAAGAAGAACGGCGGTGTGTCTGTCGTACTTCCAACAAAAAACCCTTTTGACGACCGACGACAgctgtctgtctgtctgtctatttattttttaataaatcttttatcaCACATTTGCAAAAACTCGTTCGTTCAAAACTAGAGCGTCTACTATCACATGATTCAGGTTTGTTCTGTCGTTGCGTTGACAGAGGCAGACTGTTGCGTTGACGTCGTCACCGCCGGTGAGGTCGTTGACGCCGTCGCCGGTGTTGATGTTGTCGTCGTGGTGGCCGTCGTCGATGCCGCTGCCGTCGTCGCCGCCGCTGCCGTTGCACCTTCGTTTTGAGCCGCTTCGCCATTTTTCTCCGAAGTCGTAGATGACGACGACGAAGAGGAGGAGGAAGAGGAGGAGGACGATGACGACGATGTGCACGAGGTGGACGATGCGGACGACGACCCTGACGACGAGGATGCGGACGAAGACGTCGAATCTTCTTCCTTCTTGATGTTGGCGTGCTTGTGCAGGATGGAGTTGAGCGTGCTGAGGGAATCCTTGACGGCGTGATAGATGATGTTCTTTATCTGCAGTTTGTCCTCGTGATTCGAATGGGTGTCGGTCAGGTCGCGGAACTCTTGCGTCAGATGGAAGCAGTGCGACACGTTCTCGGGCGACACAAAGTCCTCCGCGACTTTGATGCAATTGTGGAGGTTTCGCACCTGGTGCGGCGCCCCCGCCGGAATGAAGACCGCGTCGCCGAGACACTGGACGATGGCGTATCCCTCAACTCCGTACTCTTTATAGAGACGCTCGCGCAACGGACCGTCCAGATAACAGCTCTGATCGTGGATAGGGTCGTGGTGCGGCTCCAGCCGTCCGCCCTTCTCCACCACCACCTTGTTAAGGAGGTCGCGGATCTTGTCGGCGTCACGCGCGTTGTAGATGTGCCACAGCGCGCCTGGTAATTCGCCCTTGTCTCGTACTCGTCGTCTCGTCAAGATGTCGCAGCCGGCTTCGTCGATGGCACGGAAGGCCTCTTTGATGTGCGCCTCGCTGTCGCCGTCTTTCGGTATGCCCACGTACACCATCACGTTGACGGCGTCGGAAATATCCAAGTGCAAGTTGGTGGTTCCTTTGGAGGGATGCAGGGCGGAGCCGTAAGCGTTGTACATCTTGGGTCCCAGATCCGGACGCACAAAGCATTCCGGCAGACGACTCGCCAAGTTTAGTCGGCCCGAGCGATGCGTGTACTCTGCAAGGGGCAACACTTTAATGAGATCGTTGTATCGAGTGGGCAACAGTTCGGCAAAGTCCTCGCCCGGCGGCCAGTCCTTCAACTTCAACAGCATCGGATTGCCGCGATCGTCCTTCAGTCGTTTGGAGAAGTGATCGAAGCCTTCCCAGAACTTTTTCATCGGTTGGTTCGGTACCAGGTTGCCGGTCATGCAATTGATCAGGTCGTTCTTTTCTTCGCCAAAGTCGCGTGCGAACGCCTCCGGATTCCACAAGTTTTTATCCATATTTTTGGTGACGTCGGAAACGATGACGGGCTGGCCTCGCTTCCACTGATCCTGGAATATCTTGTAGTTGCCCTTGTGGATGGCATCGCTCAGCCGGAGCAACTTTCCGTCGCACAACCAACTGTGCGGCACGTCCGGATACAACGTCTGACTCTCCGTGAACGTCATGATACGAATGGGAATTGGCACCCGCCCTTTCGCCTGCCAGTTGTACCTTCGAACGAAGTGCTTCAGTTCCTTGCGTTCGGACGAATTGCTCTGGTTCGAGTCCGCATGTTTGGGCACGCTGTCTTCGATCACACTCGAAATCACGTCGTCCAACGTGTCCGCCTTGGCGCTGATCGCCTTTTTGCTGGAGCCGGTGCCGTTGTTGCTGTTCTTTTGTTGCTGCGACACGGGCGACGTTGCCCGACTGCCGTTCGGCTTGTGAGAGGGGCGGATCAAAAGTTCGCGCAGCGTCGAGAAGTTGCCGTCTTCGGAATCGCTGCTGCTCTCCTCGTGTTTCTTGTCTTCGTTGGACAGGGCGACGTCGGCCAGCCAACTTAGCGGAGACGTGCGTTCTTCTTTCACACCGCCGCCGTTCACTTCCTCctgaaatgaatgaatgaatgaatgaatgaatgaatgaatgaatgaatgaatgaatgaatgaatgaatgaatgattgaaaattaaagCTAGGTTTGACTACTCaccttaatttcttttttgacTCCGTTCACTTTCTCATTGAGGATGGAGCTGACGATCTCCTTGAAAGCGACGTTGTTGGCCTTTTGCGTCACTTCTTTGGCCAACGGACACGCGCAGTACTGCTCGATTTGCCAGAGTTCCCGCATCTCGTGCACCTTTTTGCCCAACTTGAGCAACGAATCGCCCGCGATAATTTGCGTGAGCATGAGTTTTTCTTGCTCGTGGGCCGACCGGTTCGTGCACAACAACCACGAGAATTCGTCCTTGTCTTTGCCCGGTTCTCCCCAAATCTTAATGGTACCGGATTTTCGGCTCTGAAATTGTAAACGGTTAAAATCTATGAAGGAATTAGGACTTTGTAGTTATTTACCTTGTAACAGTCCAAGCATACGACGAATCCACATTTGCCGCAGGCCCAATGGAAGTTGAACAACGTAGTTTCGCAAACGTCACACATCTCCCTGACACCCTGCACTACACGTTTCCAGGCGATTGTCTTGTCTGCGAAAGTGCGAAAGAGTTTAGAGAATTGTACACGGTCTAGAAACTTGTTCTTACCTTCGGACATGTGTTCGGCGTGTGCTTCTTTTTCTTGCACCAATAAATCACAGAAATGATCACCAACTTGTTTCAGTAGAAATCTGGAAGTTTCCAAATCCAAATCAGAAGGCGGACTATCAGTATTTGGCAGCCACAGTTTTAGATCGCTCTGCGagataaagtataaaaaagacAAGACAATAAGTTTATGTGtgattaactaatttattgatttatttatccgATGGTGTAGTTCTTACCTCTGTCGCGTCCTTATGCGGATCTGAGAAACCGGCGATGGCCAGCTGTCCGTTTTTGGTGTACCTCAGTCTGCGGAAGGCGTAGAACCGACAGAAAATGTTGGGCATGTTCTTCGACCTTTGGTTGGGCGTCCACCTGCACTCCCGACACTTGGCCAGTTTCGGTGCCACTTCGAAACAGGGTCCGTCCTGCAGGAAGCTTTCTCCCGTCTTCTTCAGATGCCCCACGGGCGGTTTGCGGAAGGGGTCGCGCTGGGGCGTCGTCGAGTCCTCCTTGGACTTTTTCGACCGCGGCTCCTCGCCCTTATCGTTTTTTGACGACTTGGGTCTACGTCCTCTTTTGCGGGGTTCCTTTCCACCGCCCCCACCGCTGCCACCTCCGCTGTTGTTTGAGGAGTTGGTCGTTTTTTTGGTGCCGGTTGGGGCGGTGCTGGCTCCGGAATCGGAATCCTTGTCGCTACCGCTCTCCTTTTCGCTGTCGCTGCCGCTCTCGCTTGCTGCGACTGTGGATTGTGCACCGCCGGATGTTTTGCGTTTCTTTTCTTCGGAGGCCTTCTTGGCGGCAGCTGCGGCGGATCCCCCGCCGCCTTTTTTTCGTTTTACTTTGGGCGGTTTTCTTTTGGGTGGTGACTTTCTGCCGCGTTCCTGATCCGACGAGGAGGAATCGTCACCCCCTGCACCTTTGCTTCCGGTCTCCGAAGGCGGATGGCCGTTGACGGTTGTGGTTGCGTTATTGGACGAGGCGGTCGAAGGTTGATCTTTGTTTTGGTTGGCCGCTCCTCCGGCTGCGGTTTTTCTGTTCGTCGCCGTCTTCAAGTGCTTGCTGTTCGACTTGCTGATGCTGTTGACCGCCAGCGATCCAACGTTGTGGATGGAATTGACGGGGTTTTCTTTGGGCGGCGGCGCGGTAACGACGGTGGCGGCGGCGGTGGCAGCGGTGGCAGTCGAGTTGGCGGGCGTCGACGTAATTTTCATGGGCAAAGTGACACAGCTACCCGAGCCGACGACGCCCGCCGTGTCCCCCGGGTCTTCGCCCGTGTGCCTTTGAAGCCACGCCTTTTTCAAGTGCCGGACCGGATAACTGCTGCCGCTGCCCGTCGACGTTTTGATCGGACCGGGACTGTTTGATTTTTCCGAGTCGACCGAACTCGGAGGTGGGGCGGGCTGCGAGATGGCGGCGGGTGTAGGTGTTTTCACCGGGGAGGGTTCTTCGGGTGTCGGAGCCGACGGAGGACTGGCGGTGTTCAATTGACGTGGTCCGCCCGGCGGTGGGGAGGGACTTGCGATTGTAGACGGCGCCACCATCGACCAAACGGTGGTAACACTGACGTCGGGCAGATTGTTGGTGAGGGCCGTGGCCGTGGCGGCAGCCGCAGCGCTCGCTCCCATTCCGCCGGCAGGTGGTTGCGACGTCAACGGCACAGTCGTCGTCGTATTGGGCGGCGTCCTGTAGCCCAAAGTGTTGACCATGGTGGTGATGGTTGTGGCGGCGCTGGCGATCAGTGGACTGGGTTCGCTAACTCGCGACAATTGCGGCTGTTGACCACCGCCGACATACATTGTCGACGAATGATGCTGCAGATGGTGCTGttgttgctgctgctgctgcagCTGCGGTTGGGGCGGAGGCAATCCGGGACTCGGCGTGTCCAGTTTCCGTTTCTTTTCCAGACAAACGGGACTGCCGGCGGACGCTTTCCTCTTCGGCGACACCGACGACTCGTATTTGGATGCGACCAAGTCTAAAGGTTGCGTTTGTACTGAAGAATGGGAACCTTGCACGGACAGGGACGGACCGTACCTGCCGTGGTTCAAGGGGAGGGGCGCAGAAGCGGCCGTGGGGGGCGAACCTGTCAGTTTGACGGCCGATCCTGGGGAATAGAGGCGGTCTATGGAGGAAGTGGTGCGACTGTGAGCCGGTGGCGGCAAAGGGTTTTGCATAGGGGGCGTGTGTTGGGGTGGATGCGGCGGTTGCGACTGCGACATCTGTTGGTAGGGCGACGACACGTTGGTCAAGGTCGGTTTGGCCGTCAGTTGCATCGGGACACCGTGTCCGACATCCAGAGGTGAGGGTCGTCCGCTTCCACCGCCGCCAACAGAATTCGGTTTGCCGTAGAAGTGATGCGGTGCCGGACTGCTCACTTTCGGTTTCGAGTTAACCGACGACGTCTGCGACAAGGCGAAGGCGGAAGCGGCAGTCGTCGTGCCGGCGGATAGGAAGGGCGGATACGATGCTCCGGAAGATGATTTGCCGCTATCGCCGCTGCCGCACGTCGGATAGATCATGGCCTGCGTTTCGGGCGTGGTCCTGTAGCGCATGTCGGGCGACGTGTGCTGCTGCGCGTGCGGATGCGGATGCGGAGACTGCCTCTGATGGGGACTGGGCAGTTGTCCGCCCGACGACCGATGATCGCTCGTCGCACTCTTCGGGATGGTCTGGGGCATCTGATACATCCACTTGAGGGAACTGTGATTCGGATTCGGCGGGTAGTCGTAGATGCCCGACCGTTTGGGCGTCTGTGCCGACGAGGGAACGATGTCGCCACGTTGTTGCTT
Encoded here:
- the LOC109608524 gene encoding uncharacterized protein LOC109608524 isoform X2, which codes for MSVEQQSGGRRWREELVGKRFLVVDGVLRPKKGVATWGWRRGVIRAATHTDNQHPLLQVLVEYDDVEWQRREWIHVHKEGLFHLFLVEHCLIWAERKDPFSNSPNPDNILWPALTFTALVSKWEIPSESEPIEFLYDRELAFKDYKSLKPFQDWEGAKGNGAIIREYPEVRVAARRWCEQQDGHKILLTTPSVLVGFRVEVYRVEGTTQWYTAVIVGYNEATRDLTVTDDTVLEEHNEDPALVQMRLIGDGVVESIMRGEDVGITPRRSRSTVLQNHYHPHTSRALRGATTAHNYHHHHHHHHHHQNGVLDAGASQGANARKSGRKPHHHLEEDNPRTIREKGSGVGIKSRKRKQQQQQHQQLEEKEEDLENKRSRRKRLTATSNRRLKVLEEQNDTKLVQEVQVHITQSRCISVGGAEKEELPQEENDDEEVKLVEVRENADGASMPVSDAGDDALKCVLVGDSRRKEEENEDEDDDDCVIIVKEEEEEEEGEKKQQKTAVDKEHGSNGQGGRCESGSGVGDRTVLRMEVGEGLSGVGVRSICLPDDRSDSGVGSLRSVSSSGDERSGSRSSALSSTDEQPPQQQQLILPQTGGGRQGAHTPNHPLQHHSHTVTPNAAHQTLHSVASSRSPLFGVGVGVNPLEQVRVWRDPNLLFESEPHVRHINSVQHQTLLMSHPSGQGGGVPAASPASSASSAAHQSAAGLYAPPGAAVPGLVSPHHLVSPHMPIYLDLWKQQRFAAHIMPAAAAAAAQAHTDDLMERERVMMMRQSQEAKEKERMDRERQERQERDKHEKEKLEKERQNQALQNHFEKSLRVAEQKRGEHHPWPPVAARSQQPRTSSLSEEDNRKRLIEQDLQHQRHMSQSSRDHRGGSSSYYNPVQRSASVPGKAEYPPPAHSRPVATNKVDKVHPSMQKTDLSSLYSHHAAAAAYQQQFYEPKSKVSGGGGVGGGVVSGGGGGLDHHKTQQTASGLVVTKAQMDGRDVIGEPKTTVIVKHDTKSPYHIDQRGSVPSHHSPSPKQQRGDIVPSSAQTPKRSGIYDYPPNPNHSSLKWMYQMPQTIPKSATSDHRSSGGQLPSPHQRQSPHPHPHAQQHTSPDMRYRTTPETQAMIYPTCGSGDSGKSSSGASYPPFLSAGTTTAASAFALSQTSSVNSKPKVSSPAPHHFYGKPNSVGGGGSGRPSPLDVGHGVPMQLTAKPTLTNVSSPYQQMSQSQPPHPPQHTPPMQNPLPPPAHSRTTSSIDRLYSPGSAVKLTGSPPTAASAPLPLNHGRYGPSLSVQGSHSSVQTQPLDLVASKYESSVSPKRKASAGSPVCLEKKRKLDTPSPGLPPPQPQLQQQQQQQHHLQHHSSTMYVGGGQQPQLSRVSEPSPLIASAATTITTMVNTLGYRTPPNTTTTVPLTSQPPAGGMGASAAAAATATALTNNLPDVSVTTVWSMVAPSTIASPSPPPGGPRQLNTASPPSAPTPEEPSPVKTPTPAAISQPAPPPSSVDSEKSNSPGPIKTSTGSGSSYPVRHLKKAWLQRHTGEDPGDTAGVVGSGSCVTLPMKITSTPANSTATAATAAATVVTAPPPKENPVNSIHNVGSLAVNSISKSNSKHLKTATNRKTAAGGAANQNKDQPSTASSNNATTTVNGHPPSETGSKGAGGDDSSSSDQERGRKSPPKRKPPKVKRKKGGGGSAAAAAKKASEEKKRKTSGGAQSTVAASESGSDSEKESGSDKDSDSGASTAPTGTKKTTNSSNNSGGGSGGGGGKEPRKRGRRPKSSKNDKGEEPRSKKSKEDSTTPQRDPFRKPPVGHLKKTGESFLQDGPCFEVAPKLAKCRECRWTPNQRSKNMPNIFCRFYAFRRLRYTKNGQLAIAGFSDPHKDATESDLKLWLPNTDSPPSDLDLETSRFLLKQVGDHFCDLLVQEKEAHAEHMSEDKTIAWKRVVQGVREMCDVCETTLFNFHWACGKCGFVVCLDCYKSRKSGTIKIWGEPGKDKDEFSWLLCTNRSAHEQEKLMLTQIIAGDSLLKLGKKVHEMRELWQIEQYCACPLAKEVTQKANNVAFKEIVSSILNEKVNGVKKEIKEEVNGGGVKEERTSPLSWLADVALSNEDKKHEESSSDSEDGNFSTLRELLIRPSHKPNGSRATSPVSQQQKNSNNGTGSSKKAISAKADTLDDVISSVIEDSVPKHADSNQSNSSERKELKHFVRRYNWQAKGRVPIPIRIMTFTESQTLYPDVPHSWLCDGKLLRLSDAIHKGNYKIFQDQWKRGQPVIVSDVTKNMDKNLWNPEAFARDFGEEKNDLINCMTGNLVPNQPMKKFWEGFDHFSKRLKDDRGNPMLLKLKDWPPGEDFAELLPTRYNDLIKVLPLAEYTHRSGRLNLASRLPECFVRPDLGPKMYNAYGSALHPSKGTTNLHLDISDAVNVMVYVGIPKDGDSEAHIKEAFRAIDEAGCDILTRRRVRDKGELPGALWHIYNARDADKIRDLLNKVVVEKGGRLEPHHDPIHDQSCYLDGPLRERLYKEYGVEGYAIVQCLGDAVFIPAGAPHQVRNLHNCIKVAEDFVSPENVSHCFHLTQEFRDLTDTHSNHEDKLQIKNIIYHAVKDSLSTLNSILHKHANIKKEEDSTSSSASSSSGSSSASSTSCTSSSSSSSSSSSSSSSSSTTSEKNGEAAQNEGATAAAATTAAASTTATTTTTSTPATASTTSPAVTTSTQQSASVNATTEQT
- the LOC109608524 gene encoding uncharacterized protein LOC109608524 isoform X1, translated to MSVEQQSGGRRWREELVGKRFLVVDGVLRPKKGVATWGWRRGVIRAATHTDNQHPLLQVLVEYDDVEWQRREWIHVHKEGLFHLFLVEHCLIWAERKDPFSNSPNPDNILWPALTFTALVSKWEIPSESEPIEFLYDRELAFKDYKSLKPFQDWEGAKGNGAIIREYPEVRVAARRWCEQQDGHKILLTTPSVLVGFRVEVYRVEGTTQWYTAVIVGYNEATRDLTVTDDTVLEEHNEDPALVQMRLIGDGVVESIMRGEDVGITPRRSRSTVLQNHYHPHTSRALRGATTAHNYHHHHHHHHHHQNGVLDAGASQGANARKSGRKPHHHLEEDNPRTIREKGSGVGIKSRKRKQQQQQHQQLEEKEEDLENKRSRRKRLTATSNRRLKVLEEQNDTKLVQEVQVHITQSRCISVGGAEKEELPQEENDDEEVKLVEVRENADGASMPVSDAGDDALKCVLVGDSRRKEEENEDEDDDDCVIIVKEEEEEEEGEKKQQKTAVDKEHGSNGQGGRCESGSGVGDRTVLRMEVGEGLSGVGVRSICLPDDRSDSGVGSLRSVSSSGDERSGSRSSALSSTDEQPPQQQQLILPQTGGGRQGAHTPNHPLQHHSHTVTPNAAHQTLHSVASSRSPLFGVGVGVNPLEQVRVWRDPNLLFESEPHVRHINSKRTRCSSVQHQTLLMSHPSGQGGGVPAASPASSASSAAHQSAAGLYAPPGAAVPGLVSPHHLVSPHMPIYLDLWKQQRFAAHIMPAAAAAAAQAHTDDLMERERVMMMRQSQEAKEKERMDRERQERQERDKHEKEKLEKERQNQALQNHFEKSLRVAEQKRGEHHPWPPVAARSQQPRTSSLSEEDNRKRLIEQDLQHQRHMSQSSRDHRGGSSSYYNPVQRSASVPGKAEYPPPAHSRPVATNKVDKVHPSMQKTDLSSLYSHHAAAAAYQQQFYEPKSKVSGGGGVGGGVVSGGGGGLDHHKTQQTASGLVVTKAQMDGRDVIGEPKTTVIVKHDTKSPYHIDQRGSVPSHHSPSPKQQRGDIVPSSAQTPKRSGIYDYPPNPNHSSLKWMYQMPQTIPKSATSDHRSSGGQLPSPHQRQSPHPHPHAQQHTSPDMRYRTTPETQAMIYPTCGSGDSGKSSSGASYPPFLSAGTTTAASAFALSQTSSVNSKPKVSSPAPHHFYGKPNSVGGGGSGRPSPLDVGHGVPMQLTAKPTLTNVSSPYQQMSQSQPPHPPQHTPPMQNPLPPPAHSRTTSSIDRLYSPGSAVKLTGSPPTAASAPLPLNHGRYGPSLSVQGSHSSVQTQPLDLVASKYESSVSPKRKASAGSPVCLEKKRKLDTPSPGLPPPQPQLQQQQQQQHHLQHHSSTMYVGGGQQPQLSRVSEPSPLIASAATTITTMVNTLGYRTPPNTTTTVPLTSQPPAGGMGASAAAAATATALTNNLPDVSVTTVWSMVAPSTIASPSPPPGGPRQLNTASPPSAPTPEEPSPVKTPTPAAISQPAPPPSSVDSEKSNSPGPIKTSTGSGSSYPVRHLKKAWLQRHTGEDPGDTAGVVGSGSCVTLPMKITSTPANSTATAATAAATVVTAPPPKENPVNSIHNVGSLAVNSISKSNSKHLKTATNRKTAAGGAANQNKDQPSTASSNNATTTVNGHPPSETGSKGAGGDDSSSSDQERGRKSPPKRKPPKVKRKKGGGGSAAAAAKKASEEKKRKTSGGAQSTVAASESGSDSEKESGSDKDSDSGASTAPTGTKKTTNSSNNSGGGSGGGGGKEPRKRGRRPKSSKNDKGEEPRSKKSKEDSTTPQRDPFRKPPVGHLKKTGESFLQDGPCFEVAPKLAKCRECRWTPNQRSKNMPNIFCRFYAFRRLRYTKNGQLAIAGFSDPHKDATESDLKLWLPNTDSPPSDLDLETSRFLLKQVGDHFCDLLVQEKEAHAEHMSEDKTIAWKRVVQGVREMCDVCETTLFNFHWACGKCGFVVCLDCYKSRKSGTIKIWGEPGKDKDEFSWLLCTNRSAHEQEKLMLTQIIAGDSLLKLGKKVHEMRELWQIEQYCACPLAKEVTQKANNVAFKEIVSSILNEKVNGVKKEIKEEVNGGGVKEERTSPLSWLADVALSNEDKKHEESSSDSEDGNFSTLRELLIRPSHKPNGSRATSPVSQQQKNSNNGTGSSKKAISAKADTLDDVISSVIEDSVPKHADSNQSNSSERKELKHFVRRYNWQAKGRVPIPIRIMTFTESQTLYPDVPHSWLCDGKLLRLSDAIHKGNYKIFQDQWKRGQPVIVSDVTKNMDKNLWNPEAFARDFGEEKNDLINCMTGNLVPNQPMKKFWEGFDHFSKRLKDDRGNPMLLKLKDWPPGEDFAELLPTRYNDLIKVLPLAEYTHRSGRLNLASRLPECFVRPDLGPKMYNAYGSALHPSKGTTNLHLDISDAVNVMVYVGIPKDGDSEAHIKEAFRAIDEAGCDILTRRRVRDKGELPGALWHIYNARDADKIRDLLNKVVVEKGGRLEPHHDPIHDQSCYLDGPLRERLYKEYGVEGYAIVQCLGDAVFIPAGAPHQVRNLHNCIKVAEDFVSPENVSHCFHLTQEFRDLTDTHSNHEDKLQIKNIIYHAVKDSLSTLNSILHKHANIKKEEDSTSSSASSSSGSSSASSTSCTSSSSSSSSSSSSSSSSSTTSEKNGEAAQNEGATAAAATTAAASTTATTTTTSTPATASTTSPAVTTSTQQSASVNATTEQT